The Triticum urartu cultivar G1812 chromosome 6, Tu2.1, whole genome shotgun sequence genome includes the window ATGAGCATACCAAAAGAGATAGTAAGTAGTCAAGAAAGTGATAAAATAATTTTGTTCCTATGGCTTTTCCTAGTCCATTCTAAGGGTTACGACCTACGGCCAACATGGGCTCTGATACCATCTGTAAGACCTGAACCTGATAAGATTCGATGTCTCTGTGCTCACTATGCTAGTCCCTGGATCAAtagctagcacacacagtacaaGATGTAATATCAAGAATAAACCACATGTCATAATATTACATCGTAGATCCAGAATTTAATATAATACATACCTGCATAGCTCAAGCTAGCATACAAACAAAATTTAGTAGAAAAGCAAATAAAATCTCCATAAAGTCCATCAACACCACACACAAATGTCGAGTATAGACATTGTAACCCTACATCGTATCACTCACTCGTCGTATAAAATCTGCAATATGAAATGTTGCAGCCACGAAGAGTCAATACTTTGAATGTATTGGCAAGTCACATAGGAATTATATAACAGACCTACATCTACATGCAAGGCATACCAAGAGGATAGTGTAGTGGTTGTTTTGCAAAAAAGCTAATTTTTTCCTGATAGCTACATAATAGTCAAATTTTAATTTTGTCTTGCCAGAGATAATACATAAGGTTGAATTGGGCAATCCGATACCAACCTATCCCCATTATTAAATTTCCCACACAATTTTATTAAGGTATCATCTATCAAGATCATATAACAACTGTAATGGCATAGTGGCTCAAATTTGCCCATAACCGGGggcacggctaatcatgattagttttaaTACTCTGCAGAGTTTAGTACGCTTTACCCACTGGACCCATTCCGAAGATTGAGACGAAGTCTTTCAGAAGACGTTCCCTTAACCACCTAACGGCCACATCCACCTACATAAGCAACATCCGTCGACACTGTCTGGGCAAGGGTTCCAACAACtgatcaactaagccagagcccatatagCCAGTGACAGCATAGGGAAGCTACTAGTCACCAAGTTTGTCTGATCTTTTTGAACCTGGGCGGTATTCCACTTAGGGTGCACTCTCATGAGCGCATGGCCTTAGAAAAGGTGCAAGACCCCGTGATGCCTTCCCTCAACACCAAACAATACAACTTCCGCCCAGAGGTGAATTGAAATCCTTAATTACTACTCAAgttgttatatatatataattctcaTATGAACTTAATTAATACACAAACTACCCCTGTCTACAAAGCATAGCAAACTACAACTACCACGATCTGTAATGACGGGAAGATAGCTCAACAGCATAGCTGAAAATAATATAGTATTCCTATACATGCATACATTCATAGTGTGATATAACTACATGCATAAAAACAATAGTTAAAGGATGATCAACATGCAACTTGTCCGTAAGTTTGATGAAGATCATCACAATCACAATCCTGATAATTCTACTCGTCATGCTCTGAGCAATCTATCGCAAATGAGAGAATCCAAATAAACAACCATGCCATATAGAAAAATTAAAAGAACAAGAAAACAAATATGTCAAGGTTATTTAGCAACAACAAAATAAATAGGTTTAAATATATATAACATATGGTCTCTGGTACCAAAATGTGACAAGGTGAAGGAATGAACTCAAAAGATACTGGATGATGAACGGTTGTTATATAGGGTTATATTGGATATATTATGGAACAAGGTCAAAAGTATATGGAGTAGAACATCCAAATGGTGTAATGATTGCATATGTCATAGGAATTCACTAGCAAAAATAATAGGTTGAATAGGAGTATTATAACGCAAGTCATTATGAAATGAAGTGTGGATTGAATTTGAATTCAAAAGAGATGGAAAATATTTGAATATTGAGTGTACAAGATATGATCGGCAAGTATGTGGTACATGTGTTCATAGGCAAAAGGAATTAATTGGAAAGGTGTCACGGTTCACCCAATATGATCAAATGAAGGTATGGATTCAAATTTGAATTGGTGAAATTTGAAATGTTCAAAAGTTGAAACTTATGAGTTAAGTGAAAAGAGGGCTCTGGTACGAAACCAATGCAATTGGATTTACCGAAACGGAGCTATCGTTTAAAAGTTATGATGAATTGAATTCCAGGGGCCTATAAGTGCAGAACCAAATCAGCTAAACAGAAATTAAATCAGAATTCTCTGCCATGTGGCGGCCTATGAGTGGTTGATACCGGTTCATTGCAGAATTAGACAGAGGCCGTTAGATCTTATGAATCACGGACGGCCAGGATCAAGCCATGTGGCTAggtttttttgtgtgtgtttgGGAGTTCCTCATAGGAACAGAGGAAATGGCGATGGCCCTGATCGGCGATGGCGTTTCTCCTAGTGGCCGTAGGAGATCAGTGAAGATGCTGGAAGACGAGGAGGTTCATGGGGAGTCCTTTGGTGTCCTCAGGGAGTCCCGGTGCGTCCTGTAGCGACGATGGTGGGCGGATGAACATGCGGCGGCGATGGTATGCTCTGGCGAGATTCGTTTTGCTGGGGAGCTCGATTTGGTGCGGTCCTAGGAAAAACCAAAGGGGGAATAGGTGCATGCGGTCTCTGCTAATACATAGAAAGTCTCGGCAAGGAACGAGGCTTACCGAGGCGGGAGAATTTCACGTCGGCGCTGCTTAGGATGGCGGAGCTCACCGGGGTCGCTGCGCTCAATTTCGAGCTCTGTCCCGCGAGGCGAGGCAGCGAATCGGAAGAGGAGAGCTTGGGGGTCCCGAGGTGGTGCAGACGCATGAGAACCACGTGGGGATCGGAGAGATCGGGCGCGGCTGTGAGATACGCACGGAGCGGTGGCGTACGCGAGCAGGAGATCGGATAGAGGTAGGAGATGGTGAGTGGTGCCCACGCGTCATAGACAGAGGAGGAGTAGAGAGGAAGACAGGTGGGGGACGATGCTGACGTCACGCTGACGCGCATGCGAGGCTGCTCACTGCGCTGCCCTGAAGTGGTGAAGTGGGCTAGCCTGCTCGCTGTTGCTGCGTTGTAATGCGCGCGAGCGAGGTTTAGGCTTTAGTCCTTTTTCTTTTACAGAAATTTTTTTGGCTCAAAATTTTTTTTATCCAATCATTTCATAAAAAAACACCAGGACACTCACAAAAACAAATATTTCTACATACAACATAGTGGGCTTTTCCCAGTCCCAAATATTTATATAGAATACTGATTATATATTTATAAACTTTATGTTTGCACTTATAAAATGTTCCATAAAATAATTTTGAACTCCGACAAATACAAATATCATTTAAAACATATCCAACTCTTTTAACATTGAAGGAGTCATATTTCCTTCTCTCATAGAATTTATTTTTGAGTTAGAATTGTTTTAAATATTCAAATCCAAATGGGTGACTATTCAATTGTTCACCAATAGTATTATTTGAGGAATTCATGTCatcctctctcatattttgagttcGAAACATTATGAATATTCTCAAAGTTCAAAATAAGGCCAAAAGGATTTTTTGGGAAGTCATGTTATTCCCTCTCATTTTAAATATTCATTCAACTCAAAAGTTTCAAATCCTAGTCAAAATGAACTAACAACAAGCAACCCAAGCATGTTTTTATTTAATCCTATTTAAATAattaacattccaaaatttataattttgggatgttacaggtaCCATCACTGGCAAGAACGAACGAGTCCGCGTGATATGCCATCGTTGTCCTGCTAACACAGGTCTTTCTGTAATCATCAACCTTTACATGACCAAGTGGGATCCATGTACACCTGAATAATGCCACCTTAACTTTCACATAatcaagctcccaaatctctttGATGGTTCTATAGTATACCCTTTTATCAGCTTCATCTACAGTCATGCATTCTATTCGAATAGAACTATTCTGATATGAGGTCTTTTGATCACGTTCCTcagtgtagaacgtgtatccatttatgtcatATGCTTGGTACGTCAACACCGTATGTGATGGCTTTTATGCCAACCACGTAGCAATGCCATCGATGGATCCTTGTGCCAAACGATTCTTCACCCATTCAGCGTAGTTCTTAGTGTGTTCCTTCATCTCCACATATGATGAAGGCACCATTGGTAAGAAGCTTTGGTGTATCTCCGCCAAGTGTTCTTCGGCATAAGCACTGAGAACTGGGCTGTTAAGCATTACCACCAATGGGCTTTCTCTGCCAATTCTCCGGGTGCAGCCATTTGCGTGCCAGCAAGGACCGGCTTACCTTTCAGCCTTCCCTCgttgagggagtcttggattaaggggtcctcggatgGTCGGGCTATGCGggatgggccggactgatggaccatgaagatacaagatagaaggccttccctagtgtccg containing:
- the LOC125513391 gene encoding uncharacterized protein LOC125513391; the encoded protein is MRVSVTSASSPTCLPLYSSSVYDAWAPLTISYLYPISCSRTPPLRAYLTAAPDLSDPHVVLMRLHHLGTPKLSSSDSLPRLAGQSSKLSAATPVSSAILSSADVKFSRLDFIRRVSDTM